The Candidatus Hydrogenedentota bacterium region CGCGCTGCGGACCTTAAGCGCGAACTTGATTCGGCTCTCCTCGAATGTGACCGGCTCCACGAATCGGTGAAGTCGCTGGAATCCAGATTAAGCGCGATTGACGAGCAGGTGGTCGCGCTTCCGCCGCGTCCCTCAGTAGAACCGGCGCATCCCTCCAACACGATCCCGATGCCGCAGGCGGAACACAAGCGGCCTCAGCTTCACGAGATTGAGCGGCCTGCGTTGCGTATCCTGGCGAAGCCTCGGGAAGTGCCGGATTCGGATGATCGAATCGAGAATTGGGTAGGACTGGACTTTGGGGGCGACGTTCCCGATCCGCTGGCATTTGATGTGCCGGACGTGACTCCCCAAAAGCCTGTGGATGCAGAGTCGGCTCGCGAGGCATTCCGGGCATTGCTCAACATGGAATCGTCTTCCTCGGCGCCGGAGAAGTCTCATGAGGAGGAGCCTGCGAGAGAAAGCGGCAATGGACGCACCCGTTTAAGCCCATTGCAGGCGAGCGTCTATGAGTACAGCGATGCGGGCATGTCGCTCGCCGAAATTGCGCACGAACTGGGAATCGGCAAAGGGGAAGTAAAGCTCATTCTTAGCTTGCGCAAAGACAGGGATCAATAGCATGTCGGGCCTGGGCGGGGTAAACCCGTTCACGGTGTCCGTGAACCCTGTCGGCCCGCAGGGGCCAGCCTTTCGCGTGGGACAAGTGCTTGAGGGCGTTGTCCAAAACACGGGAAAAGAGCTTCTACTCTTGGTGAGTGGCCGGTCTGTGGCGTTACCCCCCAATGCGCCGTTTGCCGGCGGGCAGACGGTAAGCGCGGAAGTACTACGAACGTCTCCATCGTTGCAGTTGCGGATTTCGCCGCCCGTTTCTCAAATCCCATCTGAAGTGATCACTTCGAACTCGACGGTTTCGCTTGCATTAGCTCCGCGCTTTTCAGCGTCAAGCGTTGGGGCAAACGTGGCACAAGTCCTGAATGGCGTAATTCAGCAGACGCCGCAGGGGCCCGTATTCCAGGCTGGGCAAACGACCATCCCTTTGGCTTCGGTTCCGGACAATCTTGTCGGAACGGCGTTGTCAGCACGTTTTGTGGAGACGGGGCAGGGTTCGCGCTTGCTTGTGTGGCAAACCGAGGCGAGTGCGACAAGTGCGCCAACGACGGGGCGATCATTGCCGGAAGTTTTGGGTCGTATCTTCCAAGTCTTCGGCCAATCGGGACTGGCCGAGAGGGCGGCAAGTTTGATTCCGCGGGCTTTGCCGCCGGGAGAAGCCGCTATAAGGCTAGTTGCGTCACTGTTTCTGGAGCGGGGAGTTGGAGCGGAACTCGTCGAGCGACTGGTTACTTTGGTCAAACAGGGCGCGGCTTCCGGCGTTGTCAGCGACGATTTGCAGAAGAGACTTTTATCGCTTCTGACACGGACAGCGGGCAGTGAATCCAAGGAATTGCTGGCCGCCTTGAGGATTGCGGCTCAGACTTCTTCGCGTTCGCCAGAAGCGGCGTTGGCGCGGGCGTTCGCGCAATCGGAAGGACTCTCGGCAACTTTGGCGGACGATCTGCGCAGCGCAATCCATCAGTTGAGGACGAGTGAACCGTTCCGTGCGTTTCTCGAGAAGACAGGCCAGATGCAGGAGTTCAACACGACCTCATCCAGTCTTATCGAGCGAATCACGGCAAATCAGCTTCAGAATCTGCGTGGTCTGGAGACGTCGTACCTGTATTTCGAGCCTGCCTTCGTGCCGGGAAGCGGCCTAAGTAGCGCGCATATCCATGCGTTCGGCGACGGTTCGGGAAAGCAGTCGTTTCCCAGCGAGAATTCCACGGTGGTTTTGGATCTGTCGACGACACGGCTTGGCGACTTGTGGATCACGCTGTCGGCCGTTCAAGGAGCCTGTTCCTGTGTGTTCAGAACACGTGAACCGCTGGTCGCAGTGCTGATAGACGAACACGCCCCCGAGCTGGAGAAGCTGCTTTCTGACACGGCCAACTTTACATACACGCAGGTGAGGGCAGTGGTGTGGAATAATGATCGACTCAGTGCTGCGATCGATCTATTCCGCCCTTTGGAAGGAATCGACACAGAAGCATGAACGAGCCGCGCGATACACGAGGTAACGCAAAGAAGGCCGTGGCCCTTCGGTATAACGCTGGCAATGAGAATGCGCCGCGGGTCATTGCCAAAGGTGAGCGCCTTGTTGCGGAGCGGATTATAGAGCTTGCTCGAGAGCACAATATCCATGTGCACGAAGATCCCGATCTCGTTTCCGTACTCTCCGCAGTTGACCTTCACGCGGAGATCCCGGAGAACCTTTACAGGGCTGTTGCGGAAATCCTTGCGTTTGTCTACCGCCTCAACAAATTGTCGGAACAGAGGAGAGCGTAGCTCGGATTTAATGAAAAGGCGGTTTTCTGCGCGCCAGGTATGTGCGAGAGAGTCCTGCGTTGGCACTTCGTCGCACTCGTATACTTGGCAGGCCAGGGAACTGCTGCTACCAGCTAGGCGACCGTTCGATTTCAACTCGCAGCACGCAAGGTCGTGGAGATAGTGGTGAAGTTGGGAAGATATCCGTACCAGAAAGTGCGAGATCTATATCTATAGACACATTACTATTGGGAACAAAGTGCACTTTGGTAGTTCTCCTTATCCGGATTTGTGTGTGAGTATGGTGTATGGCTTCCGTAACTGCCTTAAAACAAATCGCTTGCGTATTATAGACTTTTGTTCTATGATCCTACCGGCAAGTAGATACAAGTTTTTTCTTTGTTGCCGCCGGGGGTGATTTTCTTATTTTAAGCATTTTTTGAAATTTGTTGTTCGTGACTGTGCCAGCGGGGGGTAGGATAATTGTAGTTGACCTCGAACCGTGGTTCGGTTTTGCGTGAGGAAGCAACTACCGTTTACTCGAGTTTTTGAAGTGCTCGGAAGCGAAGCAGGCGGTGCCGATTGGGCAGGAGATTGACACTGATGAGGCGCAGAGGCTTCACGCTAATTGAATTGTTGGTGGTAATCGCGATTATAGGAATTCTGGCTGCTATTTTACTGCCAGCGCTTGCGAGGGCACGGGAGGCCGCAAGGCGGGCAAGCTGTGTGAACAACCTTAAGCAGTGG contains the following coding sequences:
- a CDS encoding EscU/YscU/HrcU family type III secretion system export apparatus switch protein, with protein sequence MNEPRDTRGNAKKAVALRYNAGNENAPRVIAKGERLVAERIIELAREHNIHVHEDPDLVSVLSAVDLHAEIPENLYRAVAEILAFVYRLNKLSEQRRA